The following proteins come from a genomic window of Triticum aestivum cultivar Chinese Spring chromosome 6A, IWGSC CS RefSeq v2.1, whole genome shotgun sequence:
- the LOC123129011 gene encoding uncharacterized protein, with product MFQNILFCWKDLLGFSFIGSEWSPRSKITCLFLLIHKCDYLHSGQDLVTSMPRSLERALRATAAVQYRTRNLPDETD from the exons ATGTTTCAAAATATTTTATTCTGCTGGAAG GATCTCCTCGGCTTCTCCTTCATCGGCAGCGAATGGAGTCCCAGATCGAAGATCACATGCTTGTTCCTATTAATTCATAAATGTG ACTATCTCCATTCAGGTCAAGACCTCGTCACATCAATGCCCAGGTCCCTG GAGAGGGCCTTGAGAGCCACAGCGGCCGTCCAGTACAGAACAAG GAATCTACCAGACGAAACTGATTAA